In Hallerella succinigenes, the following are encoded in one genomic region:
- a CDS encoding ABC transporter ATP-binding protein, with product MSALDVKHLRAGYGQKIILEDISFTVQPREIRMILGASGCGKSTLLNNILKLEHAISGTLSFFGEEIQTKEPIPDRLRRRMGVLFQGGALLTNLTVAENVALPLRRSYPKLAQTTLNEIVADRLEKVHLLNAFYKFPSELSGGMRKRAALARAIAFEPELLFCDEPSAGLDPVTSRSLDELLLELRDTLGVSVIIVSHELESIKTITDKFIYLQNGNILMDGTLDEGLHSDIPVIHKFFAREHDNPVVNKRFIHFEFEN from the coding sequence ATGTCCGCACTTGACGTCAAACATCTCCGTGCCGGTTACGGTCAAAAGATTATCCTAGAGGATATCTCTTTTACCGTGCAGCCTCGTGAGATCCGAATGATTCTCGGTGCTTCGGGATGCGGCAAGTCCACTCTTCTGAACAATATTCTAAAGCTCGAGCATGCGATTTCGGGAACGCTTTCCTTCTTTGGCGAAGAAATCCAGACCAAGGAGCCGATTCCCGACAGACTGCGCCGTCGCATGGGCGTCCTTTTCCAAGGTGGCGCATTGCTCACGAACCTGACCGTCGCCGAAAACGTCGCCCTTCCGCTGCGCCGCAGCTATCCGAAGCTCGCTCAGACGACTCTGAACGAAATCGTCGCCGACCGTTTAGAAAAGGTTCACCTGCTGAACGCCTTTTACAAGTTCCCCTCGGAACTTTCGGGCGGTATGCGCAAGCGTGCGGCTCTTGCCCGCGCCATCGCCTTTGAACCGGAGCTTCTCTTTTGCGACGAACCTTCCGCAGGTCTTGACCCGGTCACGTCCCGTTCGCTCGACGAACTGCTGCTAGAACTCCGCGATACGCTCGGCGTTTCCGTCATCATCGTATCGCATGAACTGGAAAGTATCAAGACGATTACGGACAAGTTCATCTACCTGCAGAACGGAAACATTTTGATGGATGGAACCTTGGATGAAGGTCTCCACTCCGACATTCCAGTCATTCACAAGTTCTTTGCCCGCGAGCACGACAATCCTGTAGTGAACAAACGATTCATCCATTTTGAGTTTGAGAATTAA
- a CDS encoding MlaD family protein: MDTTRTERIRLGIFLLICLGLAIGFTVFIAQQQLSKHKTDYYTIFSESVIGLSIDAKVKLNGIEVGNVTDIYIDSTNLDNVVVRFNVREDTPIKTGTRAQMTHGISLTGQKDLVLSGGRVGEQDIPEGGYVPAAPNAITQVLGKAGNSVERIERIFEQLNKILSDENAQAISNTLKNLEKTSENTSKLSRNAQKPMQEIEAAATSLHKTLDDVEQAQIAKKLETNLVLLQEKLDVIDTKSLNDNLVSALESVNHLSQRADLALYNNQGRLSEVLDQLNAVLSNLNDFSQKIKQNPSALIRSEAPAGR, encoded by the coding sequence ATGGATACCACAAGAACAGAACGCATCCGACTCGGCATTTTTCTACTGATCTGCTTGGGACTGGCAATCGGCTTTACGGTCTTTATCGCCCAGCAGCAGCTGTCCAAGCACAAGACCGATTACTACACGATCTTTTCGGAATCGGTCATCGGCCTTTCGATCGATGCGAAGGTGAAGCTGAACGGTATCGAAGTCGGTAACGTCACCGACATCTATATCGACAGCACGAACCTCGACAATGTCGTCGTCCGCTTTAACGTCCGCGAAGACACGCCGATCAAGACCGGCACCCGCGCCCAGATGACGCACGGCATTTCGCTTACCGGCCAAAAGGATCTTGTTCTTTCGGGCGGACGGGTCGGCGAACAGGACATTCCCGAAGGCGGTTACGTTCCTGCCGCTCCGAATGCGATTACCCAAGTTCTTGGCAAAGCAGGCAACTCGGTGGAACGCATCGAAAGGATCTTTGAACAGCTGAACAAAATCCTTTCCGATGAAAACGCCCAGGCGATTTCGAACACACTCAAGAACTTGGAAAAGACGAGCGAAAACACAAGCAAATTGAGCCGCAACGCTCAAAAACCGATGCAGGAAATCGAAGCGGCAGCAACCTCCCTGCACAAGACGCTCGACGACGTGGAACAGGCGCAGATCGCGAAGAAGCTCGAAACGAACCTTGTGCTTCTCCAGGAAAAGCTCGACGTCATCGACACGAAGTCCCTAAACGATAACCTGGTTTCCGCTCTGGAATCCGTGAACCATCTTTCCCAAAGAGCGGACCTCGCCCTGTATAACAATCAGGGTCGCCTGTCCGAAGTCTTGGATCAGCTGAACGCGGTCCTTTCGAACCTGAACGACTTCTCGCAAAAGATCAAGCAGAATCCGTCTGCGCTCATCCGTTCCGAAGCCCCAGCCGGTCGCTAA
- a CDS encoding ABC-type transport auxiliary lipoprotein family protein, which yields MKKSLLTSALALSMFLLSACSSSATLTRYYTLASDFSVKASKSYPYKVVVKKFTVDPAYNSSNIVYRESPYDFMAYNHDLWATSPAHQIANVFTEDLQKSGLFEKVEQRATEMPDMEFTGFLMAIEEVDNDSTDRYARVAIELAFRDVKKDSTLWKKVYDEKEPLEGSEPREIAKSASKLVNRYAEDAVQEIEKLLESMKAPDSEVQ from the coding sequence ATGAAAAAATCTTTGCTGACTTCTGCCCTCGCCCTCTCGATGTTTCTCCTTTCCGCCTGTTCCAGTTCGGCGACGCTCACGCGGTATTACACGCTCGCTTCGGACTTTTCCGTCAAGGCTTCCAAAAGCTATCCGTACAAGGTCGTCGTGAAAAAATTCACCGTCGATCCGGCGTACAATTCTTCGAACATCGTCTACCGCGAATCCCCGTATGACTTTATGGCATACAACCACGACCTGTGGGCGACTTCCCCGGCTCATCAGATTGCGAACGTATTCACCGAAGACCTGCAAAAGAGTGGACTCTTTGAAAAGGTAGAACAGCGCGCCACGGAAATGCCGGACATGGAATTCACCGGATTCCTGATGGCGATCGAAGAAGTTGACAACGATTCGACCGACCGCTACGCCCGCGTCGCGATCGAACTCGCCTTCCGCGATGTAAAAAAGGATTCGACCCTCTGGAAAAAAGTCTATGACGAAAAGGAACCGTTGGAAGGTTCCGAACCGCGTGAAATCGCAAAATCCGCTTCCAAACTCGTCAATCGCTATGCCGAAGATGCCGTCCAGGAAATCGAAAAGCTCCTAGAAAGCATGAAAGCCCCGGATTCCGAAGTGCAGTAA
- the tpiA gene encoding triose-phosphate isomerase — protein sequence MRQYIIAGNWKMNKTVSESVQLAKDIVEAVKDVKKTEVVIAPTYLAAAKVADVVKGTNVKLAIQDIHWKDQGAYTGKVSIDMVKEIGAEYVIIGHSEQRQYFHETEETVNLKVKKTLEAGLKPIICIGETLEQRNGGILKEILGLQIKGAFKDVSAEDAAKCVLAYEPVWAIGTGVTATDEQAQDTQAYARSVVKEIYGEAVAEGMRIQYGGSMKGANAPGLLAQKDIDGGLIGGAGLKADTFKAIIDAAEAK from the coding sequence ATGCGTCAGTATATTATTGCTGGTAACTGGAAGATGAACAAGACCGTTAGCGAAAGCGTTCAGCTCGCTAAGGATATCGTGGAAGCCGTCAAGGACGTGAAGAAGACTGAAGTCGTCATTGCTCCGACCTACCTCGCCGCTGCAAAAGTTGCAGATGTCGTCAAGGGCACCAACGTGAAGCTCGCTATCCAGGACATCCACTGGAAGGACCAGGGCGCATACACCGGTAAGGTTTCCATCGACATGGTCAAGGAAATCGGAGCAGAATATGTGATCATCGGTCACTCCGAACAGCGTCAGTACTTCCATGAAACGGAAGAAACCGTGAACCTCAAGGTCAAGAAGACCCTCGAAGCGGGCCTCAAGCCGATTATCTGCATTGGCGAAACTCTCGAGCAGCGCAACGGCGGCATCTTGAAGGAAATCCTCGGTCTGCAGATCAAGGGCGCATTCAAGGACGTTTCCGCTGAAGACGCTGCAAAGTGCGTTCTCGCATACGAACCGGTTTGGGCTATCGGCACTGGCGTGACCGCTACCGACGAACAGGCTCAGGACACGCAGGCTTACGCACGTTCCGTCGTGAAGGAAATCTACGGCGAAGCTGTTGCTGAAGGCATGCGCATTCAGTACGGTGGCTCCATGAAGGGTGCAAACGCTCCGGGCCTCCTCGCTCAGAAGGACATCGACGGCGGTCTCATTGGCGGTGCTGGCCTCAAGGCTGACACTTTCAAGGCTATCATCGACGCAGCAGAAGCTAAGTAA
- the secG gene encoding preprotein translocase subunit SecG yields the protein MSTLFWVGIVIHVFLCLFLVMLILLQNDKMGGLAGLGGMTSQSAFSTAGAATFVQKLTRIVGIVYLVLVFALGYMTIQQDRSAKSTSALKQSAEQTATSQEVPQLPAATIPAAEPAAVPAAPAPAAQ from the coding sequence ATGTCTACACTTTTTTGGGTCGGAATCGTAATCCACGTCTTCCTTTGCCTCTTCCTCGTCATGCTGATTCTCCTTCAGAATGACAAGATGGGCGGTCTCGCAGGTCTCGGCGGAATGACTTCCCAGTCTGCCTTCTCGACAGCAGGAGCTGCTACTTTCGTTCAGAAGCTTACGCGGATTGTCGGCATCGTTTATTTGGTGCTCGTCTTCGCTCTGGGTTATATGACTATCCAGCAGGATCGTTCGGCAAAGTCCACTTCTGCCTTGAAGCAGTCTGCCGAACAGACCGCTACTTCGCAAGAAGTTCCGCAGCTTCCGGCTGCAACGATTCCCGCAGCAGAACCGGCAGCCGTTCCGGCAGCACCGGCTCCAGCCGCACAGTAA
- a CDS encoding tetratricopeptide repeat protein has protein sequence MGKRSRSAEWNNRLRSSSVIKRFLTLRAFFAIAFFTAFAFSAQSAADLMDRANALYRGGKFKNAIILYRKAADRGADPVAVSFNIANSYYQTEKFPEAAANYRKAVDYSNGTFSPALFNMASVYFRLKQYPECIAAYHRALKLEPDNVSGWLYLGEAYSKTGDKIGALKAIEKAYALDKSDISFVYQLSEANIAVGDFERAISVIREGYSSHPEEIDFLVYLGDVYRLQKDYEQSAGSYREALNIRPDDVNTMYKLADVLVEDKKQFVAMDVLANILQIQPNFTDAAIFLGNVAYDTRFFERAETAYEQAAKNGSPEAVFGFKNLAYEARLQKRSDEALRLLKLAQKYYPADATLEAEILDIENPDR, from the coding sequence ATGGGAAAGCGGTCCCGTTCTGCGGAATGGAACAACCGTTTGAGGTCAAGTTCCGTGATTAAACGTTTTCTGACATTGCGAGCATTCTTTGCCATCGCCTTCTTCACCGCCTTTGCCTTCTCCGCGCAATCCGCCGCCGATCTCATGGACCGCGCGAACGCTCTTTACCGCGGGGGCAAATTCAAAAATGCGATCATCCTTTACCGTAAGGCCGCTGACCGTGGCGCCGATCCCGTCGCCGTCAGTTTCAACATCGCGAACAGCTACTATCAAACTGAAAAGTTTCCCGAAGCCGCTGCGAATTATCGCAAGGCCGTAGACTATTCAAACGGGACGTTCTCTCCGGCTCTCTTCAACATGGCGTCCGTTTACTTCCGCTTAAAGCAGTACCCGGAATGCATTGCCGCGTACCATCGCGCGCTCAAGCTTGAACCGGATAATGTTTCGGGGTGGCTCTATCTTGGAGAAGCTTACAGCAAAACAGGCGACAAAATCGGAGCGCTCAAGGCTATCGAAAAAGCCTACGCCTTAGACAAGTCCGACATCAGTTTCGTGTACCAGCTTTCCGAAGCGAACATCGCTGTGGGCGATTTTGAACGCGCTATTTCCGTGATTCGCGAAGGGTACAGCTCCCATCCCGAAGAAATCGATTTTTTGGTGTATTTGGGAGACGTTTACCGACTGCAAAAGGATTACGAGCAGAGCGCCGGAAGTTACCGCGAAGCTCTGAATATTCGCCCGGATGACGTGAATACGATGTACAAGCTTGCCGACGTCCTGGTTGAAGATAAAAAGCAATTCGTTGCGATGGATGTTCTGGCGAACATTCTCCAGATCCAGCCAAATTTTACCGATGCGGCAATCTTCCTTGGTAACGTTGCTTACGATACCCGCTTCTTTGAACGTGCGGAAACCGCTTACGAGCAGGCCGCAAAAAACGGTAGCCCAGAAGCCGTTTTCGGCTTCAAGAACCTCGCTTACGAAGCTCGTCTGCAAAAGCGTTCAGACGAGGCTTTGCGCCTCTTAAAGCTCGCGCAAAAATATTATCCGGCAGACGCCACGCTCGAAGCGGAAATTCTCGATATCGAAAATCCGGATCGTTGA
- a CDS encoding TonB family protein, with translation MIRKILKRFSVLIVAIFSSCLLVFSVTVANLFLQGKIFNERKFVKTEVAVKKVEEVQKKQEQKKPARKPNRQKLNSRSPKAGPRMAMNLGVAGQSGGAAISDELVADFRGGALANENGDVDKKPFSRAMPQFQVPPQIRDREIDAMLRLSFCVDASGHVYDIRVVEESPAGSGLADAGREALKRMSFEPAEKNGKAVPFCGMEQPFEVKFRD, from the coding sequence ATGATCCGAAAGATTCTCAAAAGATTCTCGGTTTTGATCGTTGCGATTTTCAGTAGCTGTCTTTTGGTGTTTTCGGTGACGGTGGCGAATCTCTTTTTGCAGGGAAAGATTTTTAATGAGAGAAAATTTGTCAAGACCGAAGTCGCCGTGAAAAAAGTGGAAGAGGTCCAAAAGAAACAGGAACAGAAGAAGCCCGCCCGTAAACCGAATCGTCAAAAATTGAATTCCCGCTCGCCTAAAGCAGGACCGCGGATGGCGATGAATTTGGGCGTGGCCGGTCAAAGTGGGGGAGCGGCAATTAGCGATGAATTGGTCGCCGATTTTAGAGGCGGAGCTTTGGCAAATGAAAACGGCGACGTGGATAAAAAGCCTTTCAGCCGAGCGATGCCTCAGTTTCAGGTCCCTCCGCAAATTCGCGACCGCGAAATCGATGCGATGCTTCGTTTAAGTTTTTGCGTGGATGCAAGCGGACACGTTTATGATATCCGTGTAGTCGAAGAATCGCCTGCGGGATCGGGGCTTGCCGATGCGGGCAGAGAGGCTTTGAAACGGATGAGTTTTGAACCTGCAGAAAAAAATGGGAAAGCGGTCCCGTTCTGCGGAATGGAACAACCGTTTGAGGTCAAGTTCCGTGATTAA
- a CDS encoding ExbD/TolR family protein — protein sequence MNFNLPRKKQKDMGIDMGPLMDIVFILLIFFVVTSSFTRETGVDVTKPQAQSASQLEKENLLIAITREGTIHINERQVDLASLQDILKQSLAKTPDREAVIIADKGSETGVLVQVIDACNLSGVKKVSIAAQAE from the coding sequence ATGAACTTTAATCTTCCCCGTAAAAAGCAAAAAGATATGGGCATCGATATGGGCCCTCTGATGGACATCGTGTTCATCTTGCTCATCTTCTTTGTCGTCACATCGAGCTTTACCCGCGAAACGGGCGTCGACGTCACCAAGCCGCAGGCACAAAGCGCAAGCCAGCTGGAAAAAGAAAACCTTCTCATCGCCATCACACGCGAAGGGACGATCCACATCAACGAACGTCAGGTGGATCTCGCCAGCCTGCAAGACATCTTAAAACAGTCCTTGGCCAAAACGCCGGATCGCGAAGCGGTGATTATCGCCGATAAAGGCTCCGAAACAGGCGTTCTCGTTCAGGTCATCGATGCGTGCAATTTAAGCGGCGTCAAAAAAGTTTCGATTGCTGCGCAGGCGGAATAA
- a CDS encoding MotA/TolQ/ExbB proton channel family protein, translating into MYVFIEALQSTFLAGGSVMLPIILTGVIGFYYLYSTWMRIGGDAFRKDVYKVVEMLRNDLNTRAEDPLRFASKHLGLRGGIVSRELRLALNVAKDTPEKYREYMQVRMIKTVQYMRQGTHIISVMAAAAPLLGLLGTVTGMVSTFEVITLYGNQNPVLMADGISEALISTQSGLLVAFPLTLLKQRLDERIEYLTEQLELGATIIENYMSLQATPKAT; encoded by the coding sequence ATGTACGTTTTCATAGAAGCTTTACAAAGTACGTTCCTCGCCGGCGGATCTGTGATGCTCCCGATCATTCTCACGGGTGTCATCGGCTTCTATTATCTGTATTCCACGTGGATGCGCATCGGTGGAGATGCTTTCCGCAAAGACGTTTACAAGGTTGTGGAAATGCTCCGCAACGATTTGAACACACGTGCGGAAGATCCGCTCCGTTTTGCAAGCAAGCATCTTGGGCTGCGGGGCGGAATCGTTTCGAGGGAACTGCGGCTCGCGTTGAATGTGGCAAAGGACACGCCTGAAAAATATCGCGAATATATGCAGGTCCGCATGATTAAAACAGTGCAGTATATGCGGCAGGGAACTCACATCATCTCGGTGATGGCTGCGGCTGCGCCTTTGCTCGGGCTTCTCGGAACGGTGACGGGAATGGTCTCGACATTTGAAGTCATTACCTTGTACGGCAACCAGAATCCGGTCCTTATGGCGGACGGGATTTCGGAAGCGTTGATTTCGACGCAAAGCGGTTTGCTCGTTGCGTTCCCGCTGACGCTCTTAAAACAGCGCTTGGACGAACGCATTGAATATTTAACGGAACAGCTTGAACTCGGCGCAACGATCATCGAAAACTACATGTCCTTGCAAGCGACGCCCAAAGCAACCTAG
- a CDS encoding MotA/TolQ/ExbB proton channel family protein — MLFSTSHTDCHVILLALLLLSTNALAWPWSSDKKKNLEEQARIQDSLKREELKNLQREVDALTRIRLQKADSLEKLEAEHWRKRYAESELSEEHQVATRELDGRYSKLSTDLGRVNEEVLASKELTSDAEEKALSDENAYDALRMQIKLSIDKTLGDVTGDYPLGMNDRLLRLKEAENAVEGKNPNALSAARIFLGDQLLRHEMTYSQSFENTISQIGSRPDVKVNRLRLGTVFLGEVALDNQNVQALIRSGALQGKVFEWNSNLPQEMASQIQKAVSEAGNSSVEVAVPIDVLQNKAVKNSITDTQELSLVEQAKAFFKKGGIVMYPLMLVAIFALLLSLERFIVLTLRGRIRKQMMNRFIVYLENSQFEEAAELCLKENTSLSMVLFAVVNKARENREAAEKALQEALLREQPKLDRRMGLLAAMGTIAPLLGLLGTVTGIITLFNVITEVGTNDARVLAGGISEALVTTETGLIIAIPVMILHGLLSEKIEKVTSEMYVRSTSLLNQLFEK; from the coding sequence ATGTTGTTTTCTACGAGTCATACGGATTGCCACGTAATCCTTCTTGCGTTGCTCCTCCTTTCAACGAACGCCTTAGCGTGGCCGTGGTCTTCGGACAAGAAAAAGAATCTAGAAGAACAGGCGCGCATCCAGGATTCCTTAAAGCGCGAAGAACTGAAAAATTTACAGCGTGAAGTCGATGCGCTTACCCGTATCCGTTTGCAAAAAGCGGATTCGCTCGAAAAGCTCGAAGCGGAACATTGGAGAAAGCGTTATGCGGAATCGGAACTTTCCGAAGAACATCAAGTGGCAACGCGGGAACTCGACGGACGTTATTCCAAGCTTTCGACAGATCTCGGTCGTGTCAATGAAGAAGTTCTCGCGAGTAAAGAACTCACGTCCGATGCGGAAGAAAAGGCGCTTTCTGACGAGAATGCCTATGACGCACTTCGGATGCAGATAAAGCTTTCCATCGATAAGACGCTGGGTGACGTCACTGGAGATTACCCGCTTGGCATGAACGATCGCCTTCTCCGTTTGAAAGAAGCCGAAAATGCTGTAGAAGGCAAAAATCCGAATGCGCTTTCTGCAGCCCGGATCTTTTTAGGCGATCAGCTTTTACGTCATGAGATGACTTATTCCCAGTCGTTTGAAAATACCATTTCGCAGATCGGTTCTCGTCCCGATGTAAAAGTGAACCGCTTGAGACTCGGCACGGTCTTTTTAGGCGAAGTCGCCTTGGATAATCAAAATGTCCAGGCGCTGATTCGTTCAGGAGCGTTGCAGGGAAAAGTCTTTGAATGGAATTCGAACCTTCCTCAGGAAATGGCTTCCCAGATTCAGAAGGCGGTTTCGGAAGCGGGGAATTCTTCTGTCGAAGTCGCGGTTCCCATCGATGTGTTGCAGAATAAGGCGGTCAAAAATTCGATTACCGATACTCAGGAACTTTCGCTTGTCGAACAAGCCAAAGCCTTTTTTAAGAAAGGCGGCATCGTGATGTACCCGCTGATGTTGGTGGCCATTTTTGCGCTCCTTTTGAGCTTGGAACGCTTTATCGTTCTGACTCTGCGCGGGCGTATTCGCAAGCAGATGATGAATCGGTTTATCGTTTATCTTGAAAATTCGCAATTTGAAGAAGCGGCGGAACTTTGCCTGAAAGAAAATACGAGCTTGTCGATGGTCCTCTTCGCTGTCGTAAATAAGGCACGAGAAAATCGCGAGGCTGCCGAAAAGGCTTTGCAGGAAGCTTTGCTTCGGGAACAGCCAAAACTGGACCGTCGCATGGGACTGCTTGCGGCTATGGGGACCATTGCGCCTTTGCTCGGACTTTTGGGAACGGTGACTGGTATCATTACGCTTTTTAACGTGATTACGGAAGTCGGAACAAATGACGCGCGGGTTCTCGCCGGAGGTATTTCGGAAGCGCTCGTCACGACGGAAACAGGTTTGATTATTGCAATTCCAGTCATGATCTTGCATGGACTTCTCAGTGAAAAAATCGAAAAGGTCACGAGTGAAATGTATGTGCGAAGCACATCCCTTTTAAATCAACTGTTTGAAAAATGA
- a CDS encoding DUF3450 family protein: MGALIFAVAGFADVDSDIRDLQLQKETLQGEIQKLNAQISATDSMLKADDKRFKTLQERFLADSERRKAEIDSLNSKIKNVASQLQEERSKQARAKNRSENVKAKRKALSLALVAISKQLEAQIEQTIPWEREARLDRAKALSRDLESGNASAEEGFSRLKALIAEEIKFGDEVAIIHSPLTRKNGELINAQILRIGNQWMVYGDDNGTVYGALVRKMENGNISYEWNENLNLQERSAVKFALDVKQAKKPPQMVTLPVSLSIVGRN, encoded by the coding sequence TTGGGAGCTTTAATATTCGCTGTGGCTGGATTTGCCGATGTCGATTCCGACATTCGCGATTTGCAGTTGCAGAAAGAAACTCTCCAAGGTGAAATCCAAAAATTAAATGCCCAGATTTCTGCGACAGATTCCATGCTCAAAGCCGACGACAAACGATTTAAGACTTTGCAGGAACGTTTCTTGGCAGATTCGGAACGCCGTAAAGCGGAAATCGATTCGCTGAATTCCAAAATCAAGAACGTGGCTTCTCAATTGCAGGAGGAGCGTTCCAAGCAGGCGCGGGCCAAGAACCGTAGCGAAAACGTCAAGGCAAAACGAAAAGCGCTTTCGCTTGCGCTCGTCGCCATCAGTAAACAGCTAGAAGCTCAAATCGAACAGACGATTCCTTGGGAACGTGAAGCCCGCCTCGACCGGGCCAAGGCTCTTTCTCGGGATCTGGAAAGCGGAAACGCATCTGCGGAAGAAGGCTTTTCTCGCTTAAAGGCTTTGATTGCGGAAGAAATCAAATTTGGCGATGAAGTTGCGATCATCCATTCTCCGCTAACGAGAAAGAATGGGGAACTGATCAATGCTCAGATTTTGCGCATTGGAAACCAGTGGATGGTTTACGGCGATGACAATGGAACCGTCTACGGGGCGCTTGTTCGAAAAATGGAAAACGGAAACATTTCGTATGAATGGAATGAGAACTTGAATTTGCAGGAACGTAGTGCGGTCAAGTTCGCTTTGGATGTGAAACAGGCAAAGAAGCCTCCTCAGATGGTGACGCTTCCGGTCAGCCTTTCGATTGTGGGGAGGAACTAA